One Tachypleus tridentatus isolate NWPU-2018 chromosome 3, ASM421037v1, whole genome shotgun sequence DNA window includes the following coding sequences:
- the LOC143247947 gene encoding lithocholate 6-beta-hydroxylase-like, whose amino-acid sequence MFFVSVSCPVVGSSPVPTTFLRFYDETQPVLSLAEPHLLKTMLVKYFHIFTDRRQFHFGHSIADNMLFALKANSWKRVRTIVTPAFTSGKMRKVLECADTLAGIFLKITEDGKAVDCNGYFGAFTMDVIASCAFETKTNALRNPDNAFTQFAKKAFSSANRWCLLLAFAFPSIMKLFKIPVIDPSGLEFFMELTPKIIDQRKHSPETKRIDFLQLLLETMDNKLQNSKEDLRNLNNYGYEEEN is encoded by the exons ATGTTCTTTGTGTCTGTCTCGTGCCCAGTGGTAGGAAGTTCCCCAGTTCCGACAACTTTCTTGAG GTTCTATGATGAAACACAACCAGTTCTATCTCTTGCAGAACCACATTTACTGAAGACcatgttagtaaaatatttccaCATTTTCACAGACCGAAGA CAATTTCACTTCGGACACTCGATAGCAGACAACATGCTTTTCGCTTTAAAAGCAAATTCCTGGAAGCGAGTCCGAACCATCGTTACACCTGCTTTCACTTCGGGGAAAATGCGTAAG GTTCTTGAGTGTGCTGACACATTAGCTGGAATCTTTCTAAAGATTACAGAAGATGGGAAAGCTGTTGACTGTAATGG tTATTTTGGTGCATTCACCATGGATGTGATTGCCAGCTGTGCTTTCGAAACTAAAACAAATGCTCTAAGAAACCCTGACAATGCTTTTACTCAATTTGCCAAAAAAGCTTTTAGTTCTGCCAACAGATGGTGTCTTTTACTTGCAT TTGCCTTCCCTAGCATcatgaaactgtttaaaattccCGTGATTGACCCATCAGGTCTGGAGTTTTTTATGGAGTTGACTCCCAAGATAATTGACCAACGTAAACACAGTCCTgag ACAAAGCGAATAGACTTCCTGCAGTTGCTTTTAGAGACCATGGACAACAAGCTGCAAAACTCCAAAGAGGACCTTAGAAATCTCAACAATTATGGATacgaagaagaaaactaa